The segment CCATCATCGTCTCATTTTCGGCCCGAAGCAAGTAAGATCGTCAGCGAAGTCCCGCCTTTTCACGCTCCAGAACCCATCGCGCCCGCCGAATTCCGTTGATGTCAGACGACGAACCTGCTTCTACCATGGGGCCATCCACATCTCGGATACCTGCCGCCACGATGCTTGCTTCCCTCGAGCGCCCTACGCCGCACGCCGGAAAAACACTGCCACAGCTCGATGCCCTGCGCGGTGTCGCCATCCTCGCCGTCTTCACCCAGCACCTTGGCGATCGCTTCCTGCCTCTCGTGCGAAGCGCCATCGAAACGCATGTCCCTGCATCCATCGCAGCGTGGATCCTGACGATTCTCCACCACGCATGGTGGGGCGTGGACTTGTTCTTCGTGCTCTCGGGTTTTTCCTTGGCGCTTTCATGGTTTCGCAGCGGAGGACAATCGGCGCGCACATTTTTCATTCGCCGCGCTGCACGCATTTTGCCGGCGTATTACGTGGCGCTTGCGGTGACGCTGCTTTTTCATCGTTCGATCATTCTGCAAAAAGATTTCGCCGCCGCGCTCTTCATGCATGCGTTGGTCCTCCAAGGATATTTTCCCATTGGCGGGATCGTATTCATTGGCGCCACGTGGTCGCTCACGACCGAAATTTCATTTTATATTTTATTTCCGTGGCTTGCGCGCCTCGTTTCATCACCCAAACGGCATCTCGTCCTGGGCGCATGTGCGCTCGTCTTGACGACGTGGCTGGTCCGATCGATCCTTCACGACTGGTCGCTGGAACCGGGGCTTTTTGCGGGCATGCTGGAAGCTACGCAAAGACGCTGGATCGTGAGTCGTCTCGATCAATTTCTGCTCGGAGCGCTCGCAGCTCGCGTGTTTGTCCTGCTCGAGCATTCATCGCGCGCCGCACGTTTGGCTCCGCTCGCGCTTGGAATGTGTTTTCCAGCCTTGATCGCAGCGTTCAGGCTCGAGGGAGCGTATTATTTCGAGCTTGGAGGAAGTCATCCATACGCGCTTTTGTCGCTCGTCACGACGGCGATCGTGCTTTCAGCATGTCTTTGTCGCGGGCGCCTGGTCGGCGCGATTGCGCCAAGACCGCTCGTTTTTACGGGTATCGTGAGTTACGGGGTATTTTTGTATCATCAGCTCGCGCTGGGGTTATGCGACTTCGAGCCTTTGGCGCCGCCTTCCTGGACAAACCTCGCGCGCACGTCGATTCTTGCATTGGGGTTGTCGCTTTTGGTGGGTTACGCTTCGTGGATTTTCATCGAAAAGCCGATGATGAAGCGGATGGCAGTTACGACGTCCCCTCCACCTGCGCCCGTCCGTGTTTCGACACCACTTTCCGAATGATGCTCAGCGCATCTTCCACGGAAAATGGCTTTTCCAAGATTGGCCGCCCCGACTCGGACAAGAACCGCTCGAAGTCCGCGCCAAATCCCACGCCAGTCATGAAAACGAACCGAATCGCCACGTGCGGTTTGTTTTGCTTTACCATTTCAAAAAGCGCCGCGCCGCTCAGCCCCGGCATGCGCACGTCGCAAAGGATCACGTCGAACAGCTTCGACGCCAATATGTCGAGCGCCTCTTTTGCATTCGCCGCGACCTGCACGACGTGCACTCGACCAATCTCGGCTGCAAGTGCCCGCGCCAAAAGCACTTCGTCCTCGATCACGAGCACGCGCGCAGGTCCTCCAATCGATCGCGGCGGCCACGTCGGCATCGGAGGTAGCGGTGACAATAACGACGACGACGCCGGCAATTCGACGATGAATCGCGAGCCTCCCGGCGGATCCGTGCCCGGCACAGGGCTTTCCACGTACAGCCGTCCGCCACTGCGCTCGATGATCTCTCGGCTAATCGATAGCCCCAAACCCGTTCCCGCTCCAGGATCCTTCGTCGTGAAAAACGGATCCCAAATGCGCTGCTGAATGTCCGGCGGAATCCCGACGCCCGTGTCACGAATTTCGATTTCCACCACGCGCCCATCGTGACTTCTCGTCGATACGAAAACCTTCGCCTCACCTCGCGATGCGCGCGGGATCGCCTGCGCCGCATTGACGAGTAAGTTGACGAGCACCTGCCCCAGTCGCCCCTCGTCGATGAGCACGTTTGGCACATCCGCCAAATCACGCACGACTTCGGCTCGCTCGACAATTTGGCCACGCGTGAGCGTAAGTGCGCTTTCGACGGTACGATTGACATCGACTGCAATGCGGCGCGTGCCTCCGGGGGCACGCGCGAACATGCGCAAGTCGCGTACGATGTCGACGATTCGCCGCGTCGAATCGCGCAATTCCGTAAGGAGGTCGTGCACGTCTTTCGATATGTCGGCACCAAGCGCCGCGTCGGAGCCGTCGAGCATGCGCCCCAGCATGTCGATTCCGAGCAGAATGAATGCCGCGGGATTGTTGATTTCATGCGCGACGCCTGCCGCGAGCGTTCCGAGCGTGGACAAGCGATCGGCTTGAATCAGACGCGTGCGAGCCGCATGCTCGGCACTCACGTCCATGAACAATCCCTCGATGGCCACCACATTGCCGGCTTTCCCGAGGAGCGGATATATGGTGCCGCGTGCCGTAATGGGCACACCTTCGCGACGCGACAGACGAGCTTCATAAGGCAACGAGCAAAGCCCTGCGCACGCTTGTGAAAGCGCCTCGTCGTACGCCAATGCGCCTTCGGCATCGTGCAAAGCTCGCAAAAATCCCGTCGTTGCAAGCGCTTCGTCGAGCGGCACGCCAAGAAGCCGCTCTGCACAGTGGTTCAAATACACGAGCTCGTGCGTTCTCGGATCGAGCCGGAAAATAATGAGCGGCGCATTGTCGAGAAGGGTACGATGTTGCTCTTCCAGCTCGTGAATACGCGCCAAATGCAGCACCACCTCGCGTTCACGCATTTCCCACGCCGTCAAGTCTCGAATGAGGGCGTGACATGCGACGAGTGGATCGTCCTCGACCGCGGTAATCGTCGCTGCCGCGGGCAATCGATATTCTTCCCCATCGACTCCGCGCGCCAGAAGCACGATGCGTGCATCCGGCGCCGGCAATCCCTTCACCCTGTCGGGTCGCGGTTCGAGCAGCGTTCCGATGTCACGGCCAAGCAATTCTTCGCGAGGGAACCCCGTCAGGGCGCTCGCAGCCGCATTCGCATCCGTCACGCGACCTTGGTCATCCCAGGCCAGCATCGCATCACTGGACGTGTCGAGAATCATTGCCAACCGACGATCGCGCGCAAAACGCACGGCTCGCTCGAAACTCAGCCCCACGACTTCACATACGGCGACGAGCAACTCGAGCGGCGCACGCAGTGCCTCGCCCACTTCGCGAAACAAATACGCCAATTCGCCGACCGTACGCTTTCCGTCGGCCGACTTGATGGGTACGAGCACATAGGAAAGAAACCCAGAAGCCGCCGCAATCCGATGTACTTCATTGCCCACGCGCGTGTCGTTGCACACGAAGGGACGTCCTTCGATATAAATGCTCTCGTCGATGACCGCCATCTGCGGAATGCGACTTCCCGACCCAATGGGGGACGGAG is part of the Polyangiaceae bacterium genome and harbors:
- a CDS encoding PAS domain-containing protein; translation: MSSSGASDQHLVVLNAALRVAARHPSLLAPVAFKELFDALSSHLPIAGLVALIPDGEGYQRIYVDMSDKLSPSPIGSGSRIPQMAVIDESIYIEGRPFVCNDTRVGNEVHRIAAASGFLSYVLVPIKSADGKRTVGELAYLFREVGEALRAPLELLVAVCEVVGLSFERAVRFARDRRLAMILDTSSDAMLAWDDQGRVTDANAAASALTGFPREELLGRDIGTLLEPRPDRVKGLPAPDARIVLLARGVDGEEYRLPAAATITAVEDDPLVACHALIRDLTAWEMREREVVLHLARIHELEEQHRTLLDNAPLIIFRLDPRTHELVYLNHCAERLLGVPLDEALATTGFLRALHDAEGALAYDEALSQACAGLCSLPYEARLSRREGVPITARGTIYPLLGKAGNVVAIEGLFMDVSAEHAARTRLIQADRLSTLGTLAAGVAHEINNPAAFILLGIDMLGRMLDGSDAALGADISKDVHDLLTELRDSTRRIVDIVRDLRMFARAPGGTRRIAVDVNRTVESALTLTRGQIVERAEVVRDLADVPNVLIDEGRLGQVLVNLLVNAAQAIPRASRGEAKVFVSTRSHDGRVVEIEIRDTGVGIPPDIQQRIWDPFFTTKDPGAGTGLGLSISREIIERSGGRLYVESPVPGTDPPGGSRFIVELPASSSLLSPLPPMPTWPPRSIGGPARVLVIEDEVLLARALAAEIGRVHVVQVAANAKEALDILASKLFDVILCDVRMPGLSGAALFEMVKQNKPHVAIRFVFMTGVGFGADFERFLSESGRPILEKPFSVEDALSIIRKVVSKHGRAQVEGTS
- a CDS encoding acyltransferase — protein: MLASLERPTPHAGKTLPQLDALRGVAILAVFTQHLGDRFLPLVRSAIETHVPASIAAWILTILHHAWWGVDLFFVLSGFSLALSWFRSGGQSARTFFIRRAARILPAYYVALAVTLLFHRSIILQKDFAAALFMHALVLQGYFPIGGIVFIGATWSLTTEISFYILFPWLARLVSSPKRHLVLGACALVLTTWLVRSILHDWSLEPGLFAGMLEATQRRWIVSRLDQFLLGALAARVFVLLEHSSRAARLAPLALGMCFPALIAAFRLEGAYYFELGGSHPYALLSLVTTAIVLSACLCRGRLVGAIAPRPLVFTGIVSYGVFLYHQLALGLCDFEPLAPPSWTNLARTSILALGLSLLVGYASWIFIEKPMMKRMAVTTSPPPAPVRVSTPLSE